In Lolium rigidum isolate FL_2022 chromosome 7, APGP_CSIRO_Lrig_0.1, whole genome shotgun sequence, the DNA window gggagtcagcaacgacgatggagatggtggtggagtcgatggatatggctccgagggcaattccccgtcccgacaaggtgccggaacagagacttctatcccccgaatcttgTATGCGACagtgctgttggcgtggtagttaacacacgtccgttgggaaccccaagaggaaggtgtgatgcgtacatcagcgagttttccctcagtatgaaaccaaggttatcgaactagtaggagtcaaggaacacgtgaaggttgttggtgacggagtgtagtgcggcgcaacaccagggattccggcgccaacgtggaacctgcacaacacaaccacaatactttgtcccaacttaacagtgaggttgtcaatctcaccggcttgctgtaaacaaaggattaaacgtatggtgtgaaaaatgatgtttgtttgcgaagaacagtaaagaacaaagtttgcagtaaattgtatttcagatgtaaaagaatggaccggggtccacagttcactagtggtgtgtctccaataagataaatagcatgttgggtgaacaaattacagttgggcaattgacaaatagagagggcataacaatgcacatacatgtcacgatgactactatgagatttaatcaaggcattacgacaaagtacatagaccgcgatccagcatgcatctatgcctaaaaagtccaccttcaggttagcatccgcaccccttccagtattaagttgcaaacaacagacaataattgcattaagtatggtgcgtaatgtaatcaacacaaatatccttagacaaagcattgatattttatccctagtggcaacagcacatccacaaccttagaactttctgtcactgtcccagattcaatggaggcatgaacccactatcgagcataaatactccctcttggagttacaagtatcaacttggccagagcctctactagcaacggagagcatgcaagaacataaacaacacatatatgatagattgataatcaacttgacatagtattccatattcatcggatcccaacaaacacaacatgtagcattacaaatagatgatcttgatcatgataggcagctcacaagatctaacatgatagcacaatgaggacaagacaaccatctagctaccgctatggacccatagtccgaggggtaaactactcacacatcaatccggaggcgatcatggtgatgaagagtcctccgggagatgattcccctctccggcagggtgccggaggcgatctctcgaatcccccgagatgggattggcggcggcggcgtctctggaaggttttccgtatcgtggctctcggtaatagggttttcgcgacggagggaataaataggcggaagggcagcgtcgggggccgacgaggggcccacaccatagggcggcgcgggcccctccctggccgcgccggcctatggtctggccacctcgtggccccacttcgtatgctcttcggtcttccggaagctccgtggaaaaataagaccccgggcgttgatttcgtccaattccgagaatatttcctttgtaggatttcgaaaccaaaaacaagcggaaaacaacaatcggctcttcggcatctcgtcaataggttagtgccggaaaatgcataataatgacataaagtgtgtataaaacatgtgagtattatcataaaagtagcatggaacataagaaattatagatacgtttgagatgtatcagacAGCGGCTGagctatggaacttttcgtgggcggaggctggtaatttagggtttttgcgtcgggagctttatataggcggaagggcgagatcggtggaggcctggtggccccacaccatgcctagacgCGGGCCAGggtcaggccgcgcctagggcaggtgtggccacCCTATGGCCCTCCTTcatctctcctctggacttcgtccTCGCTCCGGGAAAAGTAGGAACTTTGGTTTTTGTTTCGTactattccgaaaatatttcatgtacaacttttctgaaatataaaaacagcagaaaacagggaactggcactgtggcatcttatcaataggttagtttcggaaaatgcataaaagtgtcacgaagtgtaaacagaatatatagcaattgatgtaaaacaagcatggagcatcaaaaattatagatacgtttgcgacgtatcaaaggACTCCTTCTCTTCTCACTCATTTACAATGATTGAACAACAACTTTTATAAACCACTCTAACTCCCTCCCAAGTAGCAATGTGAGATTAAACTTTGTCTCCAAAGTTGTCCCCAAGCGTTGCCCTGACCTCTGATTGGTCCGTGCACATGGGGACGTGGCCCACAAAATTTATTCTAAACTTTTGTGATTTTATCATTATTGTTGCGCTTAAAATATAAGTAATTTCGGATTGAAACTTTGCAGGTAGTAGtgtacatcattggctacatgaGAATATCCTTTTTCAAAAATAATTCAATAATTGTTTTTGATTTATTGAAATGTGATCATTATTAGGGGCGCGGACCACCCCAAACGAGTATCAGTTCATTTCTGTCCACGTGGCCACGACAAACAAACCGGAATGGATAGTTTCGTCGTCCAAAATACCCCCCTCCATTAGAGATGGACTTAGGGCTTGCCCATCAGACACGACCCATATGGTGTTGCCTCGCATGAACTTGTCTGCGCGGACAGGAGGACCGGGCACGCACGCTGCAGCGGCGTGACCCAAACAAACCAACTCGTCCGGCACAACCCATCCGTCCACCAAATTTGGGAAGCGGATGCGTACGAGCAGACATCGCGTCCTCATGTGTCCTCCCGCGCGGGCAGCAGGCCCGCATGGAAGCGACCCACCGGCCTTCTTCCTCTAGCCATCAATTGTGGTAGGTTGACTTCAAAGCCGTCTGCCCCGCCTAACGCCTGCGctcctatgctggccgcgccgcccgacgcATGGGCTAGCCGCCTGCCTTAATCAATGCTGGCGTTTCGGTATCCGCGCCAACATCGAATGCCTTGGCCTTGTTAACATGCCATCTGCGGTCATTTTCTTCCACACAACCATCTTCTTATTTCAACCCACCCACCCCCACCACCACATGCATCGCTGCAGCCATGGTCGACGGCATAGGATCAAGGGGAGGACGTCTAGGACGGCCCCCAGGGCCGGGGCGTCACCGAGGCCGAGGTCGCCCAAGAAGACGTGGGGTTAGAGGCCAGAGTCAACCACCGCCGTCCCCGTCACCACCATCGTCACCCAAGTCCGTCCCCATCGACCCCTCCAGGTTTGAGTTCGGTGTCATCATCCACTTGGGCATGGACTAGGACAGGCTACGCCTTCCCCAAAAGTTTGCGTTGGTGATCGATGGGCAAGAGTCCCACGAGCTCGTACTACGGGTGCTCGGCGGCTCGACCAGCATGTGGTCCGTGGAGGTGTTGTTCAACCGCGTCGTCTAGATGTGCCTCCACAATGACTAGAGGCGGTTCGCCTGCACGCATGCACGCCATTGAAGTCGGGCACTTTGTGATCTTCAGCTTCGTCGACCACACCATGCTCATCGTCAAGGTCTTTCGATGAGACCACCACTCCGAATAGGATGACTTGGCGAGGCTAAGATGAACATTCTAGGGTCTCGTACTATGTTTCTTTAATTAATTTTCTACTTCATTATATCAATTTGCTTCAACCAAATTGTCTCCAAACTATGTATGCAGTCTATGGATgtagcaaaaaaattcaaatatttttaaACATATCGGATTAGAGCGGTGACCGAATGGATCGCGCTGCCAGGGGCACTAGCTTAGGAGGCCGGACCGTGACCCAAATTCTTTGAACAACGTGACCCAAACAGATAAAATTGCATCATTTGGGTCTTCATTTTAGATCGCGCTGTTTGAGATGCTCATGAAGCGGGAGCCTTGTACACGACGGAGATGTCTGCGGCGCCACCCAAGCTGCGTGAACCTCGCGTTGCGTCGATCGGTCGGTCTACGGTCCGCGTCTACTTACCTCGCCTTGCACTCATTGATTTCCACGCCTGATATCCTCACCGGATATGGAAACCACGACGTGGCGAGCGAGGAATCGCGTACTAGCTAGGCTAGTACCGTGCGTCGTCGTACGTGGGTAGCGCTGCCGCAATTGCGTGCGGTCGGTGGCGAGTGGCGACCGCGACTCGCCGGCGCAGTTTAGGTCTCATAATCCGTTCCTGCCAGCGACGCCGGCCCACTCCCTTTTTCGCCGCGAGGGTTGGGCAGGCGGGAACGGGGAACCCAGAGCAAAACGAATGGTTGGAGTCTCGTGTTCGAGTGTTTGTTAGTGTTGCTTTGTGTTTTCTCCGGGtgtgttggttgtgtgggtttggCCCAATTGATGTAGGTTGGTCCTGGTTTTCTCCAAAAACCGAAGcacctcttcttaattaatgaatgcGCAAGTGTTTTCGCttctctttcaaaaaaaaaaaaaaacgcctgCCTCTTTTGGCTCATTCCTCGCCTGTTCCTGATTTAGCTCGCGGTCGTTTCTTCTCTGCCTGATGAGGATTCTGGTTAGGTGAACGAGTTGCCCCGACTACATATCTAATTGCTGGAGCAGTTCGGAGCTTTTTGCTAATCTAGCTCATCTAATCGACACCCTAACCGGCGCTTTTACAGCGCTACGCCGCTACGGACGAATTGGGACGGTAGCCGCTTTCCGTCGCCGAACCCGACAAAGACAACGCTAGCTGCTGCACCTTGCTAAGATTAAGACTTTACTGAAAGAGAAAGATGCCCAAATGCTCTCATCGTTTCTCACTTATGAAGATAGTGCCTTTGGTTTGGCTAGCACAAGAAGAAAAGCATGGTGTAATCGAGCGGGACGCGCAAGATCACGAGGGCGCGCGTGGTGAGTCCGAACTCCGAAATGCCTATTCATAtatgcacctagctgaaaggagCGCAAAAAGTAACTGAAGAAAAGCGACAATGCTAGCTCGTAACAAAAGGCTGAATTTCGTGGCACGGCAAAGCTCCACAAACCGCGAGCATGTCTCCGAGTGCCTACGATTTGCACTCCAGCTGATCGAGTGCACGTCGGAGCATAAACGGAGAGCTTAATCATGGCGTCTCGCACTGCTGCATGAGAAAGGCTGCACCGTTTTGTTCGCAGCCACTGGTTCCTGTTTCCGAGGCGGCTAAAAGTGCTTAGATGTAGCGGGCCTAATCGATTCTAGGCAGCATAATCAAATTATACTTTCTACACTATGCATTGGCAGCTCGATAGCTTAATGAGCACAGCCATCTCAAAAGATCCTTCAATTTGCCAGTTGCGATGGGCCACGAGGATTGCCTAGCAGAAGCAGCAGCGCACTGACGAAACACGAGAGGCAGGGGAATGGAGGTTCCTGCGATTCAGCCGTCTGTCCAATATGTGCACTGCGCAGCACTACTGGGTGTCCATCTTTTAGCTAGCAGCATCGATCGACAGGCAGAATTAGTCGACGGTTCAGCGGCATGATGCAAGTACTGAACCACTGCTCCTAGATATTTGTAAGGGACCGAAATATAAACGCGTGTACTGATTACTGAAGCTATCATGTTGACCTCTAGTGCTTCTGTGTTTGCATAATCCATTAGTGCTGAGACACCAGGCCGTGTACCTCAGCACCAGTCTGTCAGTTCAGAGTGTTTCAGCCAATGGGGGTCAAAGAAGCACGCTACTAATTAAGCACGGCGTTATGGCAATCTACCGTCAGAAAAACAAAAAGGACAAGCCATGGCCTGGCCCATCCCTAGGACAGTATCGTTACGGGCCATAGAGAAAACACGCCTTCCTAAATCCTAACTGGACAACACAGGCCCATTTAAAATAACGGTGGCTACAGCCCACAAGCAGATACCAATTCAAATTGCCTATGCATTTATCCAAAGTTGTTTGGCCGACCTAGGAAGCGTTGAGGACCGAGGAGATTCAGAAGAAAGTAAGTAGCAAGACATGACATGGCTTTTGACTCGTATAGGTATATGAACCCATTATCAaaaatacataaaaaataaaattttaaaatatcaaaaactTCTGAAATAAAATTATTTGTGTACATCCAGACCTTCTATGTTTGTACATAAGTTTCCAGGGACAAAAGTATTTTATGTGACCTGTGTAAATGTTGAGTTGTTATGTTAGAGCATCATTTTTTTACATGGGATACATATATTTTTTTTCTgagaacttgtgtacgaacataagatGTTTAGATGTacgaataaaattttattttaaaactttttaacattttaaaatgtgttttcGCACAACAGATTTTTATGCACCCGTAATCTGTATTGAATTTCTGAAGATCTACGCCAAATCATTACCAACTGATATCTTTGCACCAAGAGTGCAGGTAGCAAGCGACTGCTTTCCTGCCGTTCGCCTGTAGTTTTCAAGAGGGGGCTAGAGGAGTTTATGCTCGCATAACTGACAAGATGAAGGCCGGGAAAAGTGAGTTTTAGGAGTTCTCAATTGCTTTCGGACACAGATCGCGAACCAGGAGGCCCATAACATGGCAAGATATgcggtgtacaatgagcttggccgtttatttttatttttaaatccaCCTGAGGGTGTGAACATCCCAATAATTCCTGAAGTCTATCAAGGTGAGGATGATGCTCAATTGTTTTTACAAAAAGCTTTACCATGTTACAGTAGGTATAATTGGCACTCTCCGCTCTCAGCGATGTTGACGAGGCTGTTCCGTTGCTTTACCTTGTAATATTGGTGGTCGTACTCTGCTTGCTGATGTTGATTAATTCCTTTACTAACTTTGTCGTGCACATAACTTTAGCGGTATGGCTTTAAATTATCGGAGAATACACGTTGTTATTTACAGGTTTATGGTTTAGCATCTATGTTTATTATTCTACGGCTGCCTttacaaaaatataaaattttgtgTTTGAACTTTGAAGATGAAAGAGTTTGAAAACCTCAAGAGATTTCCTAGtttcttttagacattattttgtaatcgctggagACAACTCATATATCTCTATCATTTAGCACTCACTACAATAAATATATTATGGCATTGATTGTAAAAAAATAAGAGAGTATACAAGAGAGACTAGGATTTTAGGCTCCTTGTATTTTAACAATGTTATAGTAGGTATACAAaataaaaatgcacttttcagccAACGAAAATGAAAACTAACAAAGTCAACATTGCTTGCGTCACACACATGTACGCAATATAGGCTTGTTCCGGCAACTATGCCATGGTTAAAGGTCATGACCTACCACATGGTACATGAATTGTTCATAAAATGTGGTCTTGTATTTCTTGAAATAGGAGTGATGCCTTCTCACACCGTATTTTTATACTTGgttcacaaaaataaacatgttttattaattataaaataaaaatattgtttatacaaaaattgaaaaattcatttggcaacattatttgaaaTGCCAAGATGCAACTCTGTTATATTTTTAATCACATTATAATGAAGTTTATAGTGAAAATGGAGAaaagagagaaatagaaaaaagtgGCCTTTGTCGAGTGCCTTAGCTCTGTCATGGCAAACCCAGCCCCGATATGGCGCCGTTAGGTGCGACCACGGTTGCCACATGCCCCCCCAGTTTGTCGAGTATAAGGTGATTTACCGGGTGTATTGTAGGCTTTTGCCGAGTTCTTTATTGAAGATATTTGTCGAGTTTATGTGTTTGTTGAGTGTTATTTTTGGATCATTGCTGATTGTTGTTTGTTTGCCGAGTGTTTTCCTATTTGATGCTCGCCAAATAGCCTTTTTGCCGAGTTTCGAACTAAACACACTTGGAAAATAGGGCATACACTTAGCAAAATATGATTTTCCGATATTGAGACCCTTGGTTTTGAGGGAAGCCTTGTGGGAAATGGAAGGTGATAACAACTTCTACTCATACTTGGTTAGGAGTTTGAGTCATACATATAAAGACCAGGCCACTCGCGCCATATCGCTATATGAAAGGATCCAAGACCTAGCAAGAGGACATAATTATTTGAAGGTTTCAAGCCAAAACAAGCCCACATGGATTTAGAGCACTTCGCCTAGTTTCGTCCACACAAGTCCAAGGGCTAGTTACCCATCTATATATTTGGGGTTCCCCACTGTAACAACTATTTTTGTACTCAGTCTCGATATTAATCCAATCCAAGTTATCTGTCTCGGGAAGGGGAGGGGACTGGAGCTGATATGGGTAATGCTATTAACATGGCAATCAGAAGAACGAAGAATAAATAAATCACATGCATAAGACAcaagagaggaaaaaccgcaaatGTTAGCCAATAAAATTTCCTATATGGGGAGTGTTTACACAACGCTGTGGGTTCTTTAATGAAACGATTCAACCCTAAATGGTGGATTACAAGATGTATTCAAACTCCGAACCTCTCGGCCCAAGCCTTCCGGCAATGGGTCTTGTTCCGCTTGTCAGAAGTTAAACTCTtttttatatgaatttggatcagatAATTTTTTCTATCCTTTTACCACCTGATGACCCAAGTGTACCTCCCCAACCAAACAAATCTTATACATACCGCATGCTTGAGAGACGAAGACACAGTTATCACAAACAAATATGGCAAGATTGGAAGGTCCTTGTGAATAATATCGAACCAAACAACTAAAGGTCGTGATTTCTTGTGCTCTGCGATGAGTTGCCattagcagttttttttttttttttgaaaagaagaGTACACCCTATCCTCTTGCATCGTTTGATGTGTATGGCCCTGTGCTCGCGCGTGTGACGAGTTGCCAATAGCATGGCAAGCACTAAAACATATACCCAATATCTTTCTTACGCCCCTTCCCCTTCCTAGGCTTTGAGCACCATTGAACGCTTGGCGCCTCCCTATCCTTCCTCACCTTGTGCACTGCGTTCCTTTCTTCTACAACGCTTGCGATCCTTGCATCTAGATTAGCATATACTAGTATAATGCAATGGATTATGATTGTATCTCTTCACGGCTAACACAATAAGGATATATTTTGTTAGAAAATAAAATGGTGTGTCTAGGCTACATTTAGCAAGTGTACTTGCAATTAGAGCAAATCAAGCACCTTGTCAACAAAGTAATTGGATGGCGCATCCACAAAGTGTACATGTCTTAGGAAAAAAACTCAAGTACATGTAGTTTAGCAAATCTAACATGAAAAAAACACCATAGGTTCAGATATAAAAGTAAGGGAATTTGGCTTAGCTTCAACAGCACAAGAGGTTGTTTGACCTGTCCAGAAACTGAAGCAAACAAAATATGAGAAAGATTAGATGTGCTAGCTAGTGTGCGAAGAGCAGCGTGTGACGTAATCATCATATCAAGTCAGATTTAAAAGGTAAGTATGAGGATATCTTCTACATTTGGCTGTAAGTATGACAATGATCCCACGGTTACATTTCTTGTTTCTCCTAGGGTGTGTTTCAGAGGCATTATCATTACAATGATCAAACTGACCAATTCTCTGCAATGGATCAGCTAGCTGGTAAAAACTAATTCAACAGGATCATCTTTCATATCATGAACATACACACAATCCAACCCTAACCACATTATCCATGGTAGCATGCAGGCTAAACACCCACTCACCTTGTCCAACCGTATTTCCATCCGCATGTCGCCCCACCTCACGACGGTGCCCACGCCGAGGCGAAGACAACGTTGTGCCCCTTCCATGTGAGCATGAGGTCGTCGTCCTCCCGCTTCATCCCCCACCCGGCCGCGTGCTCATTAAGCATCGTCCTCACCTCCCCAGCCGCCTCCTCGCCGAATGCCACCGGCCGGAACCCCGCGCCGCGCATCCTCTGCCCCCACCTCGTCCTGTCCTCCTGCCGCTCCACCCTATCCACCCCCTCCTGCGCCAGCACGTTCTCCACCTTCCATCCGACCTCCGCCTCGTACCACCGCCGCTGCTCGCTCCCCTTGGGCAGGAAGGTGTCCACGGCGTCGTAAGGGATCCACATGAAGTTGAACGCCGCGCGAAGCCTCCCCACCACGTCACCCGCAGTGAAGTCGGCGTCTTCCTCGGCCACCACGACCAGGGCAGGCTCGAGGGCTCGGAGGGACTTGAGGAGCATGGTCCGGAGCGAGACCGACTGCGCGAGGCTCACCGacccggccgtctcgtccggcacGGTGTGCAGAAGCATGTGGCAGTTGAAGACGAGCGCCTCGGTGCCGTCCAAGACCAGCTGCTGCACCCGGAGCTGGTCGACCAAGGAACTGAACGCGTCGGCCGGCGAGGCGGGCACCACTCGGAAGTCCATGGACACGTTGCGGGACCGCGCGAAGTTGACCAGCTTCGCGCCGAGCTCGTCGTAGGACATGTCGAGCACCGGGGGCGGCGCGCTGCTGCAGGAGGCGACGTCGGCCACGGTGAGCCGGAGGATCGGGGGCCCCTCGGCCCGGCTAGCGAGCATGTCGATGAGCGTCGGGATCTGCATGCAGTGCGTCGTGCTGAGGTCGACGACGTGCACGACGGGGAAGCCCTCGACCGCGTCGAGGATGGCGGCGTTGGCCGCCATGTAGCCGAACCGGTGCCACGGCGTGAGGTCGACGAAGCTGGCCAGCTCGACGGCCGTGAAGCGGTGAACGTGGAGCGCGGCCGACTCAACCGCGGCGGCCACGGCCGCTGTGACCGCCTTGCACGCCCCCATCCTGGACGCGCGCGTGACGAGCGCGCAGAGGAACGCTGCCGTGAGCCGCTGGTTGGAGTCCCCGTCGGCGGGGGCGATGTTGTTGAGCACCCACAGGATCTGCTGCGTGAGCGTGGCGTCGTTGGCCTCGATGGCGTTGGCGCAGTGCACCAGTAGCTGCTCCATGCACCCGGCGCTGTTGAGGTTGCCCAGAGAGATCTTGGACGATgtcggaagcggcggcggcgtcgacgcAAAGCCCCCGGCTGGCCACGGCCGTGCCCTGGGAGCTCCGACGTCAAGGAAGAGCCCTAACCCTAGTCCGTGTGCGCCATTAGGGTGGAGAGGCGGTGCAGTTACTGCAGCATGAGTGAACTGCATCAtgtagggggcgacgcgaggtggGTGGGGGGAATGGAAGGGAACAAATTTGCGACGCTAGCTGCAGCGATGATTAGAAAAGAGCAAGGAGGCAGAGCTGCTAGTACACGTCGAGCAGTTTGAGGAGCGGATTTGGTGCTTGTACAAAGCATATATAGAGCGCTGTGCACTACAACAGCCTACACATACACGTGCTGTCCTGCCTCCAATTAGAACTTTAGGAACGCGAATCAAAGGGGAAAACCAAGGGAGAATGGAGAGGCTGATTGATTCATCAAGTACAAGGAATATTTCAGTACTGGTGGAGCAGATGGAGCTGATGATTTGTATCTAGCTAGAAACGATCTGGGAGCTGGGGATGTAAGCAATGAAATTAAAATCTTTGCTCTACTATGTACGTACCATCAAGGTTCAAGGAGAGGATCGAGATCTAACATCACTATTATATGCAAAACTAAGTAGCTAGAAGGCATCCAGATGCATGATTGACAAGCACATGTTCATGCATGCTTAATTACGACTAGCTAGCAGCTGGTATTTGCATTCAGGTGTGAAAAGCTGGGAAATTTTGTTCCTTCTGATCTAGGGGCGAAATGGTGAGCGAGAGAACGAGAGGAAGGGGAGCTAGGGGAAAGGGGGTAAGGTAGGGGAGGGGAAGAAGGTTTACCTGTCACAAGGTCGATAATTGTAGACGGAATTTTGTGGTGCTTTGTTGGATTGTTCTGGATGGGCTGCCTTATTTAGTCAACTGTAATTATCAGGATAACCATGCCACAGTAATCTAATAGCTAGGTCTAGTATACCTGGCAATGTGATTAATTACCAAGTGCAAAAGAGAGAATTTTAGAGTGCCTTGGTCAGTTTGGGACCGGGCAGGTCCCACACGCGACAAGGCAGAAGTAGTTTATCAGTACGAATTAGAAGGGCGATTTCTATTTAATACTCACATTGTTTGGAAGCTGAAAAGGACTCTTTGTTTTGATTTAAACTTGCACGCCCAACCGCTGAAAAAACAATCCGACCGAAGAATTCTCTGCATACGCCTGGTGGAGATGCTGCTCTAGTAGACCCAATTAACACCATTGATAGATGACAGTTGTGTCTGCATGTACAGTAGTTCCACTTCCGCTTAGAGAATTTCGTTTGTTCATGCAAAATATTACAATTGCATTATCTAAGTAAGAGAATGGGATGATGCATGCGTGATGTGTCATCCTCGATCGTGTGCCTTTGTTTATACTTGGCAACTGCAAGGTTAATTTACACTACTTTCTCCGATCCGCAATACTTATCGCTGAATcgtatgtgtctagatacattagtattatggatcggaggaagtactaATTTTGTCAATGTCATATCTTTTATCATCCCTCATCATGTAA includes these proteins:
- the LOC124670296 gene encoding scarecrow-like protein 32 is translated as MMQFTHAAVTAPPLHPNGAHGLGLGLFLDVGAPRARPWPAGGFASTPPPLPTSSKISLGNLNSAGCMEQLLVHCANAIEANDATLTQQILWVLNNIAPADGDSNQRLTAAFLCALVTRASRMGACKAVTAAVAAAVESAALHVHRFTAVELASFVDLTPWHRFGYMAANAAILDAVEGFPVVHVVDLSTTHCMQIPTLIDMLASRAEGPPILRLTVADVASCSSAPPPVLDMSYDELGAKLVNFARSRNVSMDFRVVPASPADAFSSLVDQLRVQQLVLDGTEALVFNCHMLLHTVPDETAGSVSLAQSVSLRTMLLKSLRALEPALVVVAEEDADFTAGDVVGRLRAAFNFMWIPYDAVDTFLPKGSEQRRWYEAEVGWKVENVLAQEGVDRVERQEDRTRWGQRMRGAGFRPVAFGEEAAGEVRTMLNEHAAGWGMKREDDDLMLTWKGHNVVFASAWAPS